The following coding sequences lie in one Steroidobacter denitrificans genomic window:
- a CDS encoding AI-2E family transporter, whose protein sequence is MPATVQGISFAALVVLVTAAFAWLLLPFYGAVLWAVILAILFNPLQRGLVRRLGGRRTAAAAVSVLASVCVVVIPASLILASLAREAAGFYHRISTREFDPAAIVAQIHAALPAFLLEALSAIGLGDFAAIQSRLTSFLAQAAEFIATRAVSIGQSTAQLLISLGVMLYVLFFLFRDGAGLAITIRKASPLSERHTEHLMRKFAEVVKAAVKGNVIIAVMQGAIGGVTFWLLSIQAALLWGVVMAVLSLLPAVGAFLVWAPVAFYLLLSGDYLRGVTLLAVGILVISMIDNLLRPSLVGKGIRLPDYVVLVSTLGGLSLFGMNGFVIGPLIAALFVAVWSLFTDERLHDRDSDTLQVEESAQPRPAHGVPQRCIKRKMHREIGP, encoded by the coding sequence ATGCCGGCCACCGTTCAGGGAATCAGCTTCGCCGCTCTGGTCGTTCTCGTGACAGCGGCTTTCGCCTGGCTGCTGCTGCCCTTCTACGGCGCAGTGTTGTGGGCGGTCATTCTGGCGATCCTGTTCAATCCTCTGCAACGCGGGTTGGTCCGCCGGCTGGGTGGCCGACGCACCGCTGCGGCGGCTGTCAGCGTGCTGGCCAGCGTCTGCGTCGTGGTCATCCCGGCATCGCTGATTCTCGCCTCGCTCGCCCGGGAAGCGGCTGGTTTTTATCATCGCATCAGCACGCGGGAATTCGATCCTGCGGCGATCGTGGCGCAGATTCATGCCGCCTTGCCTGCTTTCCTCCTGGAAGCACTCTCGGCCATCGGACTGGGAGATTTTGCCGCTATCCAGTCCCGCCTCACGTCGTTTCTTGCCCAGGCCGCCGAGTTCATCGCCACCAGAGCGGTGAGCATCGGACAAAGTACAGCACAGCTTCTCATCAGCCTTGGCGTCATGTTGTATGTGCTCTTTTTCCTGTTCCGCGACGGCGCTGGATTGGCGATCACGATCCGCAAGGCCAGCCCGCTCAGCGAGCGTCATACGGAACATCTCATGAGAAAGTTCGCCGAGGTCGTGAAAGCGGCGGTCAAGGGCAATGTCATCATCGCGGTGATGCAGGGCGCGATCGGCGGCGTGACATTCTGGCTGCTCAGTATCCAGGCCGCGCTCCTGTGGGGCGTGGTGATGGCGGTACTATCGCTCCTGCCGGCGGTCGGCGCCTTTCTAGTCTGGGCACCCGTTGCTTTCTATCTGCTGCTGTCGGGCGACTATCTGCGCGGCGTGACTTTGCTGGCGGTCGGGATACTCGTCATCAGCATGATCGACAATCTGCTGCGGCCGTCCTTGGTAGGTAAGGGCATTCGCTTGCCGGACTATGTGGTTCTCGTCTCTACGCTCGGCGGCCTGTCGCTGTTCGGCATGAACGGATTCGTCATCGGTCCGCTGATCGCGGCGCTGTTCGTCGCCGTCTGGTCCTTGTTCACGGACGAGCGGTTGCATGATCGCGACAGCGACACGCTGCAGGTTGAAGAGTCTGCGCAGCCGCGTCCCGCTCATGGTGTTCCGCAGCGATGCATAAAAAGGAAAATGCATCGCGAGATAGGGCCATGA
- a CDS encoding SMR family transporter, whose product MQQWIFLSAAILSELIATLNLKASAGFSRLWPSLIVIAGYATAFYFLSLTLKTIPVGVAYAIWSGAGVALIALAAWIFFGQALDVPAVIGLSLIVAGVIVLNVFSKVTSHS is encoded by the coding sequence ATGCAGCAGTGGATTTTTCTTTCGGCAGCCATCCTCAGCGAACTCATCGCGACATTGAACCTGAAGGCCTCCGCGGGCTTCTCCCGCTTATGGCCGTCGCTCATCGTCATTGCCGGGTATGCGACCGCCTTTTATTTCTTGTCGCTTACCTTGAAGACCATACCGGTTGGCGTGGCCTATGCCATCTGGTCCGGCGCCGGAGTCGCTCTGATCGCTTTGGCAGCCTGGATCTTTTTTGGGCAGGCCCTGGATGTTCCGGCAGTCATCGGACTGTCGCTCATCGTTGCCGGCGTCATCGTTCTCAACGTATTTTCCAAGGTGACTTCTCATTCATGA
- a CDS encoding transporter associated domain-containing protein, giving the protein MNTFISVEFPLAAALMVIVTGAAAYAGYSLGTRQARTAGPQRRFHDPALAQKHREGLAGRLQDLESISVNDIMIPRSEIAWIDISDDWDTILDQLRTTPHTRLPVCNGDIDQVLGILHMKKVAHALVRGDFGREALATLAREREAYFVPEATALNVQLLNFQRDRRRIALVVDEYGDIQGLVTLEDIFEEIVGEFTSAPTTLHQDVHRDSDGSYVVNAAVHTRVLNRTLGWSLPTNGPRTLNGLILEYLETIPEPGTSLILGDLSVEILQTSDNSVKIARIRPCGQTGETRKIEDAMA; this is encoded by the coding sequence TTGAACACGTTCATTTCAGTTGAGTTTCCGCTCGCCGCGGCACTCATGGTCATCGTCACGGGGGCCGCTGCGTATGCCGGCTACTCGCTGGGAACGCGGCAGGCGCGCACGGCCGGACCACAGCGGCGCTTTCACGATCCTGCGTTGGCGCAGAAGCACCGTGAAGGGCTGGCCGGCCGCCTGCAGGATCTGGAGAGCATCAGCGTCAACGACATCATGATTCCCCGCAGCGAAATCGCGTGGATCGACATCAGCGACGACTGGGATACGATACTCGATCAATTGCGTACGACGCCGCATACGCGTCTACCGGTATGCAACGGCGACATCGACCAGGTGCTCGGCATACTGCACATGAAAAAAGTCGCACATGCCCTGGTGCGTGGAGATTTCGGCCGCGAAGCCCTCGCGACCCTGGCGCGCGAGCGAGAAGCCTATTTCGTTCCCGAGGCCACCGCCCTGAACGTACAATTGCTGAATTTTCAACGCGATCGGCGACGCATCGCCCTGGTCGTGGACGAATACGGCGACATCCAGGGCCTGGTCACTCTGGAAGACATCTTCGAGGAGATCGTCGGGGAATTCACCAGCGCACCGACGACTCTGCACCAGGACGTCCACCGCGACAGCGATGGCAGTTATGTGGTCAACGCAGCCGTGCATACGCGCGTCCTCAATCGCACGCTGGGCTGGAGTCTGCCGACGAACGGTCCGCGCACCTTGAACGGACTGATCCTGGAATATCTGGAAACGATTCCCGAACCCGGCACAAGCCTGATACTGGGAGATCTGTCCGTAGAGATCCTGCAGACCTCCGACAACAGCGTCAAGATCGCACGCATCCGCCCGTGCGGACAAACCGGCGAGACGCGGAAAATAGAAGACGCCATGGCATAG
- a CDS encoding cytochrome C assembly family protein, with protein sequence MLSIVVLACYLACAAWLVSSAFHPDAPRAGGRRVAGLALGATALILHAVLLRQGLFAKPAISFTTTETASLIGWPMGLIALVLSWLRPRFASIGAVLMAVTGVVAMATTEGSGGYALTRQNWEIAAHIALSTVAYALIMIAAVLAVTLALLDRRLRHRRPLGWLRAVPSLEALEGGTFQALGAGFAVLTLALFSGFIFVSDLFAQHLFHKTVLSCVAWIIFAVVLFGRWRFGWRGRVATSWTLGGFALLGLAYFGSKIVLESILGRHWT encoded by the coding sequence GTGCTGTCCATCGTCGTTCTCGCCTGCTACCTGGCTTGCGCAGCGTGGCTGGTGTCGAGTGCCTTTCATCCCGATGCACCGCGGGCGGGCGGGCGGCGTGTCGCCGGACTGGCACTGGGCGCAACGGCGCTGATTCTACATGCCGTATTGCTGCGCCAGGGGCTGTTCGCCAAACCGGCGATATCGTTCACCACGACCGAAACCGCCTCACTGATCGGCTGGCCCATGGGTCTCATTGCCCTGGTGCTCTCCTGGCTGAGGCCGCGCTTCGCCAGTATCGGCGCGGTACTCATGGCCGTGACCGGCGTCGTCGCGATGGCCACCACCGAAGGTTCGGGCGGTTATGCGCTGACACGCCAAAACTGGGAAATCGCCGCGCATATCGCGCTGTCCACAGTGGCTTACGCACTCATCATGATCGCCGCTGTGCTGGCGGTCACCCTGGCTCTGCTGGACCGGCGCCTGCGCCATCGCCGCCCGCTGGGATGGCTGCGGGCGGTACCCTCCCTGGAGGCGCTCGAGGGCGGCACGTTTCAGGCGCTCGGAGCAGGCTTTGCGGTGCTTACTCTGGCGTTGTTCAGCGGCTTCATTTTCGTCAGCGACTTGTTTGCGCAGCATCTGTTCCATAAAACAGTGCTGTCCTGCGTGGCGTGGATCATCTTTGCCGTAGTGCTGTTCGGACGCTGGCGTTTCGGCTGGCGCGGACGTGTCGCGACGAGTTGGACCTTGGGGGGATTCGCGCTGCTGGGATTGGCCTATTTCGGCTCTAAAATCGTACTGGAATCCATCCTGGGCCGCCATTGGACCTAG
- the ffh gene encoding signal recognition particle protein produces the protein MFDKLSERLQGVMESLRGRGRLTDENISDTLRQVRMALLEADVALPVVKTFVESIRTKVVGQEIDKSLTPGQTLIRIINDELIALMGAGVRPLNLRAQPPVVILLAGLQGAGKTTSAAKLAKWLKDHERKRVLLASTDVYRPAAILQLERLATQLGIGFYPSDPSKPALTLAREALQEARRSLYEVLIVDTAGRLHVDAEMMAEIRAISAEVMPTETLFVVDSMAGQDAVNAARAFGEALSLTGVVLTKTDGDARGGAALSVRQITGQPILFMGTGEKTDALEPFHAERVVSRMLGMGDVLSLVESVSRNVDREQAEKLARKLKKGKGFDLEDLHEQLLQVQKMGGLSALMDKLPAQFAGKAAAAPQANDKEVRRQVAVIRSMTPGERRYPKTIDASRKRRIAAGSGVPVSEVNRLLKSHMQMQKMMKMMGKGGGLGKMMRAFGGGRFPMG, from the coding sequence ATGTTCGACAAACTCAGCGAGCGCCTGCAAGGCGTGATGGAAAGCCTGCGCGGGCGCGGGCGCCTGACGGATGAAAATATCAGCGATACCTTGCGCCAGGTGCGCATGGCGTTGCTGGAGGCGGATGTCGCCCTGCCGGTGGTGAAGACATTCGTCGAGTCGATCCGGACCAAGGTGGTCGGCCAGGAGATCGACAAGAGCCTGACGCCGGGGCAGACCCTGATTCGCATCATCAACGACGAGTTGATTGCCCTGATGGGGGCAGGGGTGCGGCCCTTGAATCTTCGGGCGCAGCCGCCGGTCGTCATTCTGCTGGCGGGTCTGCAGGGTGCGGGCAAGACCACCTCCGCAGCGAAACTGGCGAAATGGCTCAAGGACCACGAGCGCAAGCGGGTGCTGCTGGCCAGTACCGATGTCTACCGGCCTGCTGCGATCCTGCAACTGGAGCGGCTGGCGACGCAGTTGGGGATCGGCTTTTATCCCTCGGACCCGTCCAAGCCGGCACTGACCCTGGCGCGCGAGGCGCTGCAGGAAGCACGCCGCTCGCTGTACGAGGTCCTGATCGTGGATACCGCGGGCCGGTTGCACGTCGATGCGGAAATGATGGCCGAAATTCGCGCGATCAGTGCTGAAGTCATGCCCACCGAGACCTTGTTCGTCGTGGACAGCATGGCCGGCCAGGATGCGGTCAACGCGGCGCGCGCCTTCGGCGAGGCGCTGAGCCTGACGGGCGTGGTGTTGACCAAGACCGATGGCGATGCCCGCGGCGGGGCTGCCTTGTCGGTGCGCCAGATCACCGGCCAGCCGATTCTGTTCATGGGTACGGGCGAAAAGACCGATGCCCTGGAGCCGTTCCACGCTGAACGGGTCGTCTCGCGCATGCTGGGCATGGGCGACGTGCTGTCGCTGGTGGAGAGCGTGAGCCGCAATGTGGATCGCGAACAGGCGGAAAAACTGGCGCGCAAGCTCAAAAAAGGCAAGGGATTCGACCTGGAGGATCTGCACGAGCAATTGTTGCAGGTACAGAAAATGGGCGGCCTGAGCGCCCTGATGGACAAGCTGCCGGCGCAATTTGCCGGCAAGGCCGCCGCGGCGCCGCAGGCGAACGACAAGGAAGTCCGGCGCCAGGTTGCCGTCATTCGCTCCATGACCCCGGGCGAGCGCCGCTATCCGAAAACCATCGATGCATCGCGCAAGCGCCGTATCGCAGCCGGCTCGGGGGTGCCGGTATCGGAGGTCAACCGGTTGCTCAAGAGCCACATGCAGATGCAAAAAATGATGAAAATGATGGGCAAGGGCGGTGGACTGGGCAAAATGATGCGGGCCTTCGGCGGCGGCCGCTTTCCCATGGGTTGA
- the rpsP gene encoding 30S ribosomal protein S16, whose product MVTIRLTRRGAKKAPFYHVVVTDSRKRQGGATLEQVGFFNPLPAGKERRLELKLDRIDYWLGLGAKPSERVAELVRKHRREAIAA is encoded by the coding sequence ATGGTTACGATTCGACTTACCCGTCGCGGCGCGAAGAAGGCTCCGTTCTATCACGTCGTGGTCACGGACAGCCGCAAGCGCCAGGGCGGCGCCACACTGGAGCAGGTGGGTTTTTTCAATCCTCTGCCGGCCGGCAAGGAGCGCCGCCTGGAACTGAAGTTGGACCGCATCGATTATTGGCTGGGTCTGGGTGCCAAGCCCTCCGAGCGTGTGGCGGAACTGGTCAGGAAGCATCGTCGCGAAGCGATCGCGGCCTGA